A window of Sulfurimonas gotlandica GD1 contains these coding sequences:
- a CDS encoding HepT-like ribonuclease domain-containing protein, whose translation MSKESISKVYLILEKIDYIEQIVDNSGSITKALEDYVTDRPAILMHLTAIAEQFNKLKKEHADDILSAFDDNDVKGMYDVRTYIAHDYEGVNLAIVEWIIRNGLPKFKEQCKTLINT comes from the coding sequence ATGTCTAAAGAGTCTATTAGTAAAGTTTATCTCATTCTGGAGAAAATTGACTATATAGAACAAATAGTAGATAACTCTGGAAGCATCACAAAAGCACTCGAAGATTATGTGACAGATAGACCAGCAATATTAATGCATCTTACTGCAATAGCTGAACAATTCAACAAACTAAAAAAAGAACATGCAGATGATATTTTAAGTGCCTTTGATGATAATGATGTCAAAGGTATGTATGATGTTAGAACTTACATAGCTCATGACTACGAAGGTGTTAATCTAGCCATAGTAGAATGGATTATTAGAAATGGTCTTCCAAAGTTCAAAGAGCAGTGTAAAACGCTAATAAATACATAG
- a CDS encoding nucleotidyltransferase family protein, with protein MNKESILNYLKNVKAKYQEEGFLIQALFGSYSRDEADADSDVDILVEATPAFASKYGFGSIKRIHEIQAELSLALGLPVDLADSTGMGKTGKKFIIDRAIYV; from the coding sequence ATGAATAAAGAATCAATACTTAATTATCTTAAAAATGTTAAAGCTAAATACCAAGAAGAAGGCTTTTTAATTCAAGCACTTTTTGGCTCTTACTCTCGTGACGAAGCAGATGCAGATAGCGATGTAGATATTCTTGTAGAAGCAACACCAGCCTTTGCAAGTAAATACGGTTTTGGTTCTATCAAGCGTATCCATGAAATACAAGCAGAGCTAAGCTTAGCGCTAGGCTTGCCTGTTGATTTAGCAGATAGTACTGGTATGGGAAAAACAGGTAAGAAGTTTATTATAGACAGAGCAATATATGTCTAA
- a CDS encoding transglutaminase-like cysteine peptidase, translating into MRLFIYFLFTGMLLANTYPNFTEKDFIHIQNTAGRIAKNRADDYQKTIDSYKKLPKSKQLLKVNFYLNQLLPQYDDIMQKQEDYWASPKEFLIAGFGDCEDYVIIKYFTLLKLGFDKKKLFLTTVNEKYIGGYHMVLSYFEKEGESPLILDNLSFRILKLETRKDLEVDTFINTLGVYKIDKNNRLIKVQSSSPKFQELLQKVKKEN; encoded by the coding sequence ATGAGGCTCTTCATATACTTTTTATTTACTGGTATGCTACTCGCAAACACCTACCCTAACTTTACAGAAAAAGATTTTATACACATTCAAAACACTGCAGGTAGGATTGCTAAAAATAGAGCTGATGACTATCAAAAGACTATAGATTCATATAAAAAACTTCCAAAAAGCAAGCAGCTTTTAAAAGTCAACTTCTACTTAAACCAGCTTCTACCTCAGTATGATGATATTATGCAAAAACAAGAAGACTATTGGGCATCTCCAAAAGAGTTTTTAATTGCAGGCTTTGGAGACTGTGAAGATTATGTAATCATCAAATACTTCACTTTGTTAAAACTTGGTTTCGATAAAAAGAAATTGTTTTTAACTACTGTAAATGAGAAGTATATAGGCGGCTATCATATGGTGCTTAGTTATTTTGAAAAAGAAGGTGAATCACCACTGATTTTGGACAATCTTAGTTTTAGAATTTTGAAACTTGAAACTAGGAAAGATTTGGAAGTAGACACTTTCATAAATACTCTCGGAGTCTATAAAATAGACAAGAACAACAGACTTATAAAAGTACAAAGTAGCTCTCCTAAATTTCAAGAGCTACTTCAAAAAGTAAAAAAAGAAAACTAG